In Serinus canaria isolate serCan28SL12 chromosome 5, serCan2020, whole genome shotgun sequence, the following proteins share a genomic window:
- the LOC115485480 gene encoding LOW QUALITY PROTEIN: mas-related G-protein coupled receptor member H-like (The sequence of the model RefSeq protein was modified relative to this genomic sequence to represent the inferred CDS: deleted 1 base in 1 codon), whose amino-acid sequence MEVTKVSPPPTSPTEGDDLCETDVTDVAIHSVTLLIGLCGLAGNRAVIGLLSLKTPNAGIFVLAVIDFLFLLFAVPSAFLILVEDVSCSPIMPMLYLRFLFQLSVVSYYWALLWLMRSSNVQFMDKLCCNWQLPLRLLWVVDSSQSWAFFALFAVIPAVTFLCSSHKQKHCQAALISMYALILLLLVVPVVISSTVDFINAKRGSQQQQPKRRDIVTLFTVLLTLLFSLWNFLQQLGYTAVSSQALFLLVCIHSSIKPFIYLLVGMSTSPCSMGSLQLSLQRVFEEPKEKTDHSDNAPTDTAV is encoded by the exons ATGGAGGTGACCAAAGTGTCCCCACCTCCCACCTCACCCACTGAAGGAGATGATCTCTGTGAGACAGATGTCACCGATGTGGCCATACACAGTGTGACACTGCTCATCGGCCTCTGTGGACTGGCTGGAAACAGGGCTGTCATCGGCCTCCTCAGCCTGAAAACCCCCAATGCTGGCATCTTTGTCCTGGCTGTTATCGACTTCCTCTTCCTCCTATTTGCGGTCCCCTCCGCCTTCCTTATCCTGGTGGAGGACGTGTCCTGCTCTCCTATCATGCCCATGCTGTACCTGCgtttccttttccagctctcagtGGTCTCCTACTACTGGGCGCTGCTCTGGCTGATGCGCAGCAGCAACGTGCAGTTTATGGACAAGCTCTGCTGCAATTGGCAGCTTCCTCTGCGCCTCTTGTGGGTGGTGGACAGTAGCCAATCCTGGGCCTTCTTTGCTCTCTTTGCTGTCATTCCTGCAGTGACATTCCTGTGCTCGTCACACAAGCAGAAGCACTGCCAGGCAGCTCTCATCTCCATGTACgct ctcatcctgctcctcttgGTTGTGCCTGTGGTCATTTCCAGCACAGTTGATTTCATTAATGCCAAGcggggctcccagcagcagcaacccaAGAGGCGTGACATCGTTACCCTTTTCACTGTGCTGTTAACTCTCCTCTTCAGCCTCTGgaatttcctgcagcagctcggTTACACCGCTGTGTCCTCACAGGCTCTTTTTCTGCTCGTCTGCATCCACAGCAGCATCAAACCCTTCATCTATTTATTGGTGGGGATGTCCACAAGTCCCTGCTCCATGGGgtccctccagctctccctccagAGGGTCTTTGAggagccaaaagaaaaaactgacCACAGTGATAATGCCCCCACAGACACAGCAGTCTGA